The Flavobacterium sp. 1 genome contains the following window.
AATATTCCATCTTTTTTAGAACACAAAAGAAAAACACACCAAAAAACATAATTTTGAATTAAATTTGAAACCAATAAATTAACAAAAATTATCACACATGAAAGCCTGCCTTTTTTTATTTCTCTTTTGTTCTTACTTTTCGGTTTATTCGCAAGACCTATCCAATATTGACGAAAAAGAAATCCCCAAAGAAATCGAAGATATAGATTCTCTAATCCTTAAAGAGCCAAGTGCTGATAACTACTATCTTAGAGGCTATTATTATTATCAAATTAAAAATTATTCAAAGGCTATATCTGATTATGACAAGGCAATAGCATTAAACCCGAATAATTATAAATTTTATTACAGCAAAGGCAACACAAGCATTAAATTAAAAGATTACAAACAAGCGATAGATAACTATACAAAATGTATCGCTCTAAATAATAATTTACAAAAAGCCTACTTTAACAGAGCCTATTCAAAGTCAATGATTAATGATTCTAAAGGGGCAATTGACGACTATTCCAAAAGCATTTCTCTTAATGTCAAATATCTGCAAGCCTATGAAAACAGAGGAATTCTAAAAAGGAAATTAAACTTACACAAAGAAGCCATTCAAGATTTCGACAAAGTAATCGAAATTAACCCCAAATTCGTTGAAGCCTATCAAAATAGAGCAATTTCAAAAGCTATACTTAATATGAATGCTACGAGCGATTTTGACCAAGTAGTAAATTTGACCCCAGAAGATCCAGAAGGATATTACAATAGAGCAATCTACTTTATTAATTTTAAAATCAAAAGAGATTATTGCTCTGACTTAAAAAAAGCAGTTAGCCTTCACTATGAACCTTCAATAGAATTATCAGTCAAATATTGTAAAAAATAACACAGCACAATAAAGGATAGAGTATTCTAATAGTCCTAAAAGCAAAAATGCTACAATCGAACTTAGAAAAAACCAATCTTTCTTATGAAAGACAATCCCCTAGCCCAGATGGAAACGGCATCCTTTTTCTTTTTCCTTTAAAAAGAAAAAGATATAGTGGACAGCTGGATAAAGCTCCTTAAAAACTATTGAGCATTACTATTCAGTACTGTGTTAGCTTCTTTGAAAAAATTATATCAAAAAAATTAAAAAAAAGTCTATATTTGACTTTTAAATTTCTTTCCAAAAAGAATTTATCGAATTTTATATCCATTCTAAAAATTATCCAGAATGCTTTCACATAAAACCAAATATGCTCTTAAAGCACTTCTTTATTTAGCACAACAGGATGAAAACCATATTTCAAGAACTATTGAAATTGCAGAAGGAGCCAATATTCCAAAAAAGTTTTTGGAGCAGATTCTTTTGGATTTAAAAAGAGGTCATTTTGTAGGGAGCAAACAAGGAAAATATGGCGGTTATTACCTTTTAAAAGACAAAGAAACGATCACTTTGGCCGATATTCACCGTCTTTTTGATGGTGCAATTGCATTATTACCTTGTGCATCATTAAATTTTTATGAGCGCTGTTCAGATTGTG
Protein-coding sequences here:
- a CDS encoding tetratricopeptide repeat protein, whose amino-acid sequence is MKACLFLFLFCSYFSVYSQDLSNIDEKEIPKEIEDIDSLILKEPSADNYYLRGYYYYQIKNYSKAISDYDKAIALNPNNYKFYYSKGNTSIKLKDYKQAIDNYTKCIALNNNLQKAYFNRAYSKSMINDSKGAIDDYSKSISLNVKYLQAYENRGILKRKLNLHKEAIQDFDKVIEINPKFVEAYQNRAISKAILNMNATSDFDQVVNLTPEDPEGYYNRAIYFINFKIKRDYCSDLKKAVSLHYEPSIELSVKYCKK
- a CDS encoding Rrf2 family transcriptional regulator; protein product: MLSHKTKYALKALLYLAQQDENHISRTIEIAEGANIPKKFLEQILLDLKRGHFVGSKQGKYGGYYLLKDKETITLADIHRLFDGAIALLPCASLNFYERCSDCADEAECHLRHGLMTIRDETLKAMQGITIASLVKK